A region from the Drosophila bipectinata strain 14024-0381.07 chromosome 3R, DbipHiC1v2, whole genome shotgun sequence genome encodes:
- the Fbxl7 gene encoding F-box/LRR-repeat protein 7, which yields MSHKTSSRRSSDLECPLASLGRNSNAVRDHYHHPHPLSSSPLDPQAYKMMSSRKSPNPSLEASNPPDCDQAPTSSTAAAVLHMVQQKAATFELRGRHSRPDQVTFGAHTTASVGRHAKKSPELPAPATRSAAPIPQPRNFLTLEHVLQFGAQRPSWMHGNSADTEDSSDNNAGGGTGSGSGGGGSGAGRRRQNGRCSVPTVLGSNGTSNNGAQYLLDKKMESLYLGNALRALPLGAEASQYQNERYYLEDYSSGSGNERLPERLHHPRTSSPSETSGSDRYLLNRSTNSSANAFQLDHHHSKGQSLSDGLCNLGRFSPSLDQGYATLVSPSPTGHHSSGAGNITTSTTASGGGIMASSTPATTPRRGVSSNGVGVTGAGTAIGPPPWNRKGPFRCGPLFDRLPDEAVIRIFSWLDSCELCNVARVCRRFENLAWRPVLWKVISLKGEHLNGDKTLKMIFRQLCGQSCNGACPEVERVMLADGCRISDKGLQLLTRRCPELTHLQLQTCVGVSNQALVEALTKCSNLQHLDVTGCSQVSSISPNPHVEPPRRLLLQYLDLTDCMAIDDMGLKIVVKNCPQLVYLYLRRCIQITDAGLKFVPSFCVSLKELSVSDCLNITDFGLYELAKLGAALRYLSVAKCERVSDAGLKVIARRCYKLRYLNARGCEAVSDDSITVLARSCPRLRALDIGKCDVSDAGLRALAESCPNLKKLSLRSCDMITDRGVQCIAYYCRGLQQLNIQDCPVSIEGYRAVKKYCKRCIIEHTNPGFC from the exons ATGTCGCACAAGACGAGCAGCCGGCGTAGCAGCGATCTGGAGTGCCCTCTGGCCTCCCTGGGCCGCAATAGCAATGCCGTCCGTGATCACTACCACCACCCGCATCCGCTGAGCTCTAGCCCCTTGGATCCGCAGGCCTACAAGATGATGTCCTCCCGCAAGTCTCCAAATCCCAGCTTGGAAGCGTCTAACCCGCCAGACTGTGACCAAGCGCCGACATCCTCGACAGCAGCGGCTGTGCTGCACATGGTGCAACAGAAGGCTGCCACATTTGAGCTGCGTGGACGGCATTCTCGGCCGGATCAGGTTACCTTCGGAGCTCACACCACCGCCTCCGTAGGCCGTCATGCGAAGAAGTCGCCGGAACTGCCTGCCCCTGCAACGAGAAGCGCGGCTCCTATTCCGCAGCCGAGGAACTTTCTCACCCTAGAGCATGTCCTGCAATTTGGAGCCCAAAGACCTAGCTGGATGCATGGCAACAGTGCGGACACGGAAGACTCCAGTGATAACAACGCAGGCGGTGGAACTGGCAGTGGAAGCGGAGGTGGAGGCAGTGGAGCCGGACGAAGACGCCAAAACGGTCGCTGCAGTGTGCCCACTGTGCTGGGCAGCAATGGAACGAGCAACAATGGGGCCCAGTATCTGCTGGACAAGAAGATGGAGTCGCTGTACTTGGGCAATGCCCTGAGAGCTCTGCCGTTGGGCGCGGAGGCGAGTCAGTACCAAAACGAGCGATATTATCTGGAGGATTACAGCAGCGGCAGTGGAAATGAGCGATTGCCAG AACGCTTGCACCACCCGCGCACTTCCAGTCCCAGCGAAACAAGCGGCTCCGATCGCTACCTGTTGAACCGGAGCACCAACTCCTCCGCCAACGCCTTCCAGCTGGACCACCATCACAGCAAAGGTCAGAGCCTGTCCGACGGTCTGTGCAACCTGGGTCGTTTCTCGCCCAGCCTGGACCAGGGATATGCCACCCTCGTTTCCCCCTCGCCCACAGGTCACCACTCCAGCGGAGCGGGCAATATAACCACCTCGACCACTGCCAGTGGAGGAGGCATCATGGCCAGCAGCACCCCAGCCACTACACCCCGCCGCGGAGTCTCTAGCAATGGAGTGGGTGTCACTGGAGCTGGGACTGCGATTGGCCCGCCGCCCTGGAACCGGAAAGGTCCCTTTCGCTGTGGCCCGTTATTCGACCGCCTGCCAGACGAGGCCGTCATTCGGATCTTCTCCTGGCTGGACAGCTGTGAGCTGTGCAACGTGGCGAGAGTTTGTCGGAGATTCGAGAACCTGGCTTGGCGACCTGTCCTCTGGAAGGTGATTTCCCTGAAGGGCGAGCACCTCAACGGTGACAAGACGCTGAAGATGATCTTCCGGCAATTGTGCGGCCAGAGCTGCAATGGAGCCTGTCCAGAGGTGGAACGGGTGATGCTGGCCGATGGCTGCCGCATCTCGGACAAGGGCCTCCAATTGCTGACCCGCCGATGCCCGGAACTTACACACCTGCAACTCCAAACCTGCGTGGGGGTGTCCAACCAAGCCCTGGTCGAGGCCCTCACCAAGTGCAGCAATCTCCAGCACCTGGATGTGACCG GTTGCAGCCAGGTTAGCAGTATCAGTCCAAATCCCCATGTAGAACCCCCGCGTCGTCTGCTACTCCAGTACCTGGACCTCACCGACTGCATGGCCATCGATGACATGGGCCTAAAGATCGTGGTCAAGAACTGTCCCCAGCtggtgtatctgtatctgcgaCGCTGCATACAAATTACAG ATGCGGGTCTGAAATTCGTGCCCAGTTTTTGCGTTTCGCTGAAGGAGCTGAGCGTATCGGATTGCCTGAACATCACCGATTTTGGCCTTTATGAGTTGGCCAAGTTGGGAGCAGCTTTGCGATACCTTTCCGTGGCCAAATGCGAGCGAGTTTCGGATGCTGGACTCAAAGTCATTGCCAGAAGGTGCTACAAGCTGAGGTATCTGAATGCCCGCGGATGCGAGGCCGTCAGCGACGACTCCATTACTGTCCTGGCCAGGTCCTGTCCACGGCTCCGGGCCCTGGACATTGGCAAGTGCGATGTGAGTGATGCCGGACTGCGTGCTCTGGCCGAGAGCTGTCCGAATCTGAAGAAACTGAGCCTGCGCAGCTGCGACATGATCACCGACCGCGGGGTACAGTGCATCGCCTACTATTGCCGGGGGCTCCAGCAGCTGAACATCCAGGACTGCCCGGTGTCGATCGAGGGCTACCGGGCGGTGAAGAAGTACTGCAAACGTTGCATCATCGAACACACAAATCCGGGCTTCTGTTAA
- the LOC108129932 gene encoding uncharacterized protein, with translation MGSEWEKTYDRLVRENENDGQRLEHLERQVRNFKAKRKSLQQRIEQEKKDMDVWMDMMERLKLEVKRYKAKKHNLPPKKKKQLDHILKRLPHDNFNERVRLMEVSENLFPKPCKEPKKIAPPKSQDPCDLEVTLPRKCDPSKQSAVDRRIAKINKDMRTLRKINDKTLEVMADIRALKTTINYLEQGHCTNMKITPFVDPRTALKTTTETPVKKAIISLDRLRKTKYRKYLTREVLDVRPSFILENVPQLMPKMYDFLDQNHSKHGKRKN, from the coding sequence ATGGGCTCCGAATGGGAAAAAACTTACGATCGGCTAGTCcgcgaaaatgaaaatgacgGGCAGAGGCTGGAGCACCTTGAGCGGCAAGTGCGAAACTTCAAGGCCAAAAGAAAGAGTCTGCAGCAACGGATCGAGCAGGAGAAAAAGGACATGGACGTATGGATGGACATGATGGAGCGTTTGAAGCTTGAGGTGAAGCGCTATAAGGCCAAAAAGCATAATCTTCCtcccaagaaaaaaaaacaactggATCACATCCTAAAGAGATTGCCTCACGACAATTTTAATGAAAGGGTTCGGCTAATGGAGGTATCGGAGAATCTATTCCCCAAACCATGTAAAGAGCCAAAGAAAATAGCCCCACCCAAAAGTCAAGACCCTTGCGACTTGGAGGTTACATTGCCAAGGAAGTGCGATCCCAGCAAGCAATCCGCTGTGGACCGGCGAATCGCAAAGATCAATAAGGATATGAGGACCCTGAGGAAAATTAATGACAAAACACTGGAAGTCATGGCGGATATTCGGGCACTGAAGACTACCATCAACTACTTGGAACAGGGTCACTGCACCAACATGAAGATAACACCCTTCGTGGACCCCAGAACCGCATTAAAGACAACCACTGAGACGCCGGTAAAGAAGGCCATCATTTCATTGGACCGTTTGCGCAAGACGAAGTACCGGAAGTACCTTACCCGAGAGGTCTTGGACGTACGACCGTCATTCATTCTCGAGAACGTGCCCCAGTTGATGCCCAAGATGTATGACTTTCTGGATCAAAACCATTCCAAGCACggcaaaagaaaaaactag
- the blp gene encoding mitochondrial import inner membrane translocase subunit Tim16, translated as MAKYIAQIIVLGAQAVGRAFTKALRQEIAASQEAARRAGGGKQGDKSAESNLRTGMTLEEAKQILNIDDVKNVECISKNYEHLFNVNERSKGGSFYLQSKVFRAKERLDHETKAQQARTPKEEASGAEAAEETTRSRGRQRN; from the exons ATGGCCAAGTACATCGCCCAAATCATCGTTCTGGGCGCCCAGGCGGTGGGACGGGCTTTCACCAAGGCGCTTCGGCAAGAAATAGCCGCCTCACAGGAAGCTGCCCGAAGGGCCGGTGGCGGCAAACAGGGCGACAAGAGTGCCGAGTCCAATCTGCGGACTG GCATGACTCTCGAGGAGGCCAAGCAAATCCTAAACATAGATGATGTTAAGAACGTGGAGTGTATTTCGAAAAACTACGAGCACCTCTTCAACGTCAATGAGCGCTCCAAGGGCGGCTCTTTCTACCTCCAATCGAAAGTCTTCCGGGCCAAGGAAAGGCTCGACCACGAAACTAAAGCCCAGCAGGCGCGAACACCTAAAGAAGAAGCTTCTGGAGCGGAAGCAGCAGAGGAGACGACGCGGAGCAGGGGGCGACAGAGAAACTGA